The Streptomyces fungicidicus nucleotide sequence CACAGACGACGCTGCCGCGCGTGCGGGCCGTCTCTGGGCCGTGCGGGGGCGCACAACGACGACCAACGCTGAGTATCACTGACAGCAAAGTCACAGGTCGCAGCGTTGATCGACTACACGGTCACAGGTCAGAAACCTGGCCCTTCACTTCTAGCTGTCCCCTCGCGAAGCCCTTGGGAGAGCCCTTCCCTCCTGACCAGGGCAAGGGCAAGGGCAGCTAGTAGTATTCCCGGATGTATCCCAGTGCCTTCCCGAAGACATCCTGGTCACGGATCTTGAACTTGATGTAGAGCGCCTTGCGGAGCGCCTGCTGGACGAGACGATCGCCTTCGCTGGTGCTCTGCCAGCCGTCAAAGCGGACGGTACGGACGACGGAGTCGACCTCGTCGACGACCTTCTCGACGATGATCGGGGTCTCCTCGCTCTTGAGCGACTCGAAGAGGTCGGTCAGGGCGGCCTTTCCGCGTTCCTCGCGGGGCACCTCGGCGGCGGCCTTCTCTGCTGCGACTGTGTCTCGCGCCAGCGCGAACAGTTCCTTGAGGAACTCCAGCGATGCTTGCTGGGAGTGGGCGTACTTCTCCCGCAGAGCATTCAACCGCTGGCCGAGCTCGACGAAAGCCGGGTTGCCGACGTGCTTGGCGATGCGGGCGGTGATCCACTTCTCGACCTCCACGGGGTCGATGTCCTTGCGCTTGCCGGTCATCAGGTCCTCGATGACCTGCGCATCGAGGACGATGGTCTCCAGGTCGGTGCGGGGGACCTCGACGGTGACGTGCTCGTTTATGAGCTCGAGGGTCTTGGCGCCCAGCGTGTGCCAGACCAGCCGGCCGGTGACGTCGGTGGGCTGCACGGACTGGTAGACGTCGGTCAGCCAGCGGTAGTCCGACTCGTACTCGGACAGGATCGGGTCCGGGGAGAGGGTCTCCCACAGCTGGGCGACGACGCTGTACGCGGCTCCGAAGGCGTCGCGGGACTCGTCGGAGTCGATCGCGGTCTGCGCCTGGATCAGGCCCTCATAGCCGCCCACGGTGCGGTCGACGCCTGGGAAGAACGCCAGAGCAGCCTCGATCGCGGGGCCGAGCTGCTCGCGGAGTACAGCGATGTTGGAGATGACCTGCTGGACGGACTTGTCGTCGAACTCGAAGGCCTTGGCGACGGCGTCAAAGATGCCGAGGTAGTCCACTATCAAGCCGTGGGTCTTCACGGGCGGGTAGACCCGGTTGGTGCGGCAGATTGCTTGGAGCAGGGTGTGTTCGCGCAGGGGTTTATCGATGTACTGGGCGTAGAGGATCGGGGCGTCGAAGCCGGTGAGCAGCTTCGCGGTCACAATGATGATCTTCAACGGGTCGGCCGGATCGTTGAAACGGGCGGTGATCCGCTCCAGCTCCTCCCGACCCGGGGTCCACTGCTTCCACGCCGGCTTGTCGCTGCGGCTGGTGGACATCACGATCGTGGACACGTCCGGGCCGAGCAGGCGGTCGAGCTCCTCCTTGTACGCCACGCAGGTGGCCTTGTCGTAGACCACGATCTGCGCCTTGAAGCCCTGCGGCTCGACCTTGGTGGTGAAGTGCTCGGCAATGTCGGCGGCGATCTTGCGGACCCGGGCGGGGGCCTTGATCAGTGCCTCCAGGGAGGCGGCCTTCTTCGACAGGGTGGTGCGGTCCTCCTCGGTGAGCCCGTGGCGGTCGGCGAGCTCGTCGAAGGCCGTGGTGATCGCTTCCTCGTCCAGATGGATCTCCGAGAGGCGTGGCTCGAAGTGCAGCGGCAGGGTGGCGCCATCGCGGATGGAGTCGGAGAAGGAGTAGCGCGAGAGGTACCCGTGCTCGTCGGCGTCGGAGCCGAACCACATAAACGTGTTGCGGTCGCGCTTGTTGATCGGCGTCCCGGTCAGCCCGATCAGGAACGCGTTGGGCAGCGCCTCGCGCATCTTGCGGCCGTAGTCGCCCTCCTGGGAGCGGTGAGCCTCGTCGACCATCACGATGATGTTGTCACGTGCGTCCAGCACACCGGGGGCTTCGCCGAACTTGTGGATCGTGGTGATGATGATCTTCCGCGCCCCCGCAACCAGGAGTTCCTGTAGCTCCCTGCGGGACTCGGTGGAGACCAGGTTCGGTACGTCGGAGGCGTTGAACGTCGCGGTGATCTGGGTGTCCAGGTCGATCCGGTCGACCACGATGAGCACCGTCGGCGAGGTCAGCCCCGCCATCGCGCGCAGCTTCCGCGCGGTGAACACCATCAGCAGCGACTTCCCTGATCCCTGGAAGTGCCAGATCAGCCCTTGCTTGATCCGCCCGTGCAGCACCCGCTCCACGATCAGGTTGGTCGCCTGGAACTGCTGGAACCGCGCTATCACCTTGATCTTGCGGTGCTTCTTGTCGGTCGCGAACAGCGTGAAGAACCGCAGGAAGTCCAAGATCAAATTCGGATCCAGAACGCCCTCGACCGCCTCCTTGACCGCCCCGAGGCCTACCTTCACCGGCGTGTGGTCGTCACCGGACTCATCCGCCCGCCACGGTCCCCACAGCTCCACCGGCATCCCGACCGCCCCGTAGCGGAAGTCCTTGCCCTCGGTGGCGAAGTTGAGCACATTCGGCACGAGGAACGCCGGCACGTTGACTTCGTAGTCCTCCTTGACCTGCGCGGCCGCGTCGATCCAGGAGTACGCCGGCCGCACCGGTGACTTCGCCTCCCCTACGACCAACGGGAAGCCGTTGCACCAGATCACCAGGTCGAAGCGCCGCTCCAGCCGCCCGACCCCGTAGGTCACCTCGGTGGAGACGAACCAGTTGTTCGCACCGTGCTCGCGGGGGTGGTCGAAGTCGATCAGTTTGACGGTCACATGCTCGCCATCGGGCCCGAACGGCATCGACTTCTGCCCTGTGAGCCAGGCCGCGAACTCCTCGTTCGCCACCACCGGATTCGGCGTGCTGCGCGCGGAGATCAAGATCGCCCGCAGCTGGTAGATCACCTCATCGGCCAGACGCGGATCCGCCTCGATGGCCGGGTTGAGGCGGATTAACGCCTCCCGCACCTGCTGCTCCAGCATGACCTCGTCGGTGCGCCGCGGCAGATGCCTCCCCGGCACGAACCGCACATCGACCGACTTCACCAGATCCCGGACGAAATCGCGCACGGTGTTAGCCTCGCTGAAGGTCACCCGGCGCCTCCGAAGACGTTGTTGAGCATCCCACTCCGCACGACTCGCAGACTGTCCAGCTCATCCGCGAAGCGGTCCGATGCTGACTGAATTGCCGTCGTCGCACTCACGAGCACTCGCTGCTCGTCCAACGAGAGAGCCGGGATCTGGACCTTCTTTAGAGCGCCTACGTTGAAGTGCTGCTGCGCAGTTCCAGCCGACCTGCGCGTGATCTGGGCGCGCCCGTAACCAGAGTTCAGGAACAATTCGACGAACTTCGAGTCGACGTGTTGCCCAGGTCTGACAATGATTAGATCAATACAGTTGTATCCTGCGACTTCTGCTGGCACGACAGCCGCATCCCCGGGGCGGCCCGTTCGAATCACGACAATGTCGCCTTCCCGCAGCGTGGACTTTTGAAGATCCGCAGCGCTTTCCGGGCGGAAGTACACGAGATCTGTTAGGTCGAAGCCGCCAGGTAGGACGTTGAGGCCCCGAAGGGCAGGAACGCCTGCACTTCGATCATTGGTGTAGTACTGGGTTGGCTTCACAACAACGCCTACCGTCATCTCGTCAATGACGTCCGGCGCTGGCACCAGCTCGGCAGCATGCCTGGCTAGCATCTCGGAAAAGTACGCGTCCGCTGCGGCAGCAGCGCTTACCTTCGAATCTGTCACAGTCAGACGATGGCGCTCGACGGCCCAGAGCAGGTCGGCTAGGCGTCGCTGTTCGTCGAGGGGTGGGAGGTCGAACTCGTACGCGGCCAGCTCGCCCCAGTTCAGGTAAGGGTTGACCGAGCCACGTGAGTGAGCGATCGCGTACGCGTGGAACCTCTCGGCCGAGAGAACGAACGGGAGAAACTCCTGCAGGAGCAGGTTCTCGTCGAGGGTCTCCAGTACGAAGGTCTTCTCGCCCGTGATCCCCTCGAATTGCGGGACGGCGACCTTGCGGAGGTACGTTCGCCTGGAGACGTAGAGGACGTGGCCGGGCTTGAACCGCTTGTAGAACATCGGCCCTATCGGGTCGCGCCCGATGACGCCCCAGTCGGTGATCGAGAGGCTGCCGCTGGGGATGTGCTCGCCGGCGAGGAACCGCTCCAGGCCAGAGGTCTCGGCGTCAACCCGGTCGGTGACATGCCGGACCACCTCTTTAAGGGTGACGCGCTTCCAGGTGGTCTTGTCGAGGCTCAGGCTCATGCCGAGGCCTCCGTTCGCATCAGGGACAGGACATCGGCGACGGCCGTGTCAGAGCTCTGCGCAGCAGTACGCCAGGCAGCGAGGGCCTCGGCGAGGTCGATCTGTTCTTCCTCGCCGCTGTCCACGACGCCCCCGACGTACGTCGCGATGGCCAGGCTGAAGCCCTTGGCAGCAATCTCATCGGGGGTGGCGACCGTCGCGAACTGCTTTATGTCCGTGAAGCTGCGGTAAGCATCGAGGATCCTCTGCTGGTGAGTCTCGCGCAGGAAAGCCTGTCCCTGTTCGCGGGAGACCTCATTGAGGGCGTTGATGAAGAGAACCTTGCCCTGACGCTCGGCGGGCTTGCGTGTCCGCAGGATGATGACGACGGCCGGCATCGGGGAGTTGTAGAACAGGCCCTCGCCGAGGCCGAGCACACACTCGACTAGGTCGGACTTGACCAGCCGCTCGCGCATGGCGGCCTCGTCACGGCGGAATAGGACCCCGTGGGGGAACAGGATCGCGGAACGCCCGGTGATGGGGTCCAGACTCTTGACGATGTGCTGGAAGAAGGCGTAGTCGGCGCGCCCCTGGGGCGGTAGGCCCCACATGTTGCGCCCGTAGGGGTCCTTGGCGAACGCGTCGCGGTTCCATGCCTTGATGGAGTAGGGCGGGTTGGCCAGGACGACGTCGAAGGTCTGCAGGCCGCCCCGGGCGTTGAGGAAGGCAGGCTTGGTGAGGGTGTCACCATGGGCGATACGGCTGTCGGTGACGCCGTGCAGGAACAGGTTCATGCGGGCGATGGCAGAGGTTCCGTAGTTGAGCTCCTGGCCGTACAGGCGCAGGTTTCGCCACTCCTTGCCCTGGCGCTTGACCTCGGCTGCGGTGGAGATGAGCATGCCGCCGGTGCCGCAGGTCGGGTCGTAGACGGACTCGCCGGGCTGGGGCTCGAGCATGAGCGTCATCAGGTGCACCAGGGTGCGGTTGGTGTAGAACTCCTGGGCGGTGTGGCCGGAGTCGTCGGCGAACTTCTTGATCAGGTACTCGTAGCCCTGCCCAAGCTCGTCCTCGGGCAGGTTCGCCACCGACAGCGTCTTGGTCGAGAAGTGCTCGATCAGGTCCGAGAGGGTTGCGTCCGGGAGCAGGTCCTTGTTGGTCCACTCGCCGTCGCCGAAGACGCCGGGGAGGGTGTCAGGGTTGGCGGACTCGATGGCCCGCATAGCGGCCTTGAGTGCGGTGCCGACGTTGCTGGTGACCTTGCGCAGGTCGGCCCAGTGGGCACCGTCGGGGATGGCGAAGCGGTGGTTCTCCGGGAGGTCGGCAAACTCCTCATCGCCGTACTCCTCCAGGGCGGCGGCGTGCTCCTCGTCGTAGACGTCGGAGAGGCGCTTGAGGAAGACCAGCGGGAAGATGTACTGCTTGTAGTCACCGGCATCGATCAGCCCCCGCAGCAGCACTGCAGCACCCCACAGGTAGGACTCCAGATCCCGCTGGGTGATCCGCTTCGGGCTCGTCGTGGTCATACGCCCAGCCCCCATTCCGCCAGCTCGGCCTCCAGCGCTGCGCGGGTCTCGCGGGCCTTCGCGTGCGCGGTCTCCAGGTCGGCCACGGCCTGCTCCAGGGTGACCTGCTCGCCGACCTCGGCGGGCTCGACGTACAGCCGGATGTTCAGGTTCCAGCTGTTGTCCTTGATGTCGTCCAGGGTCGCGACCGCGGCCAGGCCGGGCTGGTCGGCGTACTGCTGATACGCCTTCAGGAGGGTCTCGGCGTGGTCGGGCTCCAGGGTGTTCTGGTTGCGGCCTCGCTTGAAGAGCAACTCTCCGTTGACGAAGAGCACCTTGTCCTGTTGCTCGACGGGGCGCTGACGGCGCAGGATCAGCACGCAGGCGGCCAGGTTGGTGCCGTAGAACAGGTTAGGCGCCAGGCCGATGACGGCCTCCACGATGCCGGCTTTGAGGATGTGCTCGCGGATGCGGCTCTCGGCGCCCTGGCGGAACAGGGCGCCCCGTGGGAGGACGACTGCGACCCTTCCTCCGGTGGGTGCAGCGGAGGTGAGCATGTGCTGGGCCCAGGCCCAGTCGGCGTACCCCTTCGGCGGCACCCCACCCAGTTCATTGCGGCCCCACGGATCGGAGGCCCACTGCTCATGGCCCCAGTTCTCCAAGGAGAACGGCGGGTTGGCGATCACGCAGTCGAACCTGGCCAGCCGGCCGTGGTTGAAGTAGGCCGGGTCGCGCAGCGTGTCGCCGCGCTCGATGTGGAAGTCCTCCATGCCGTGCAGCAGCAGGTTCATACGGGCGATCGCGGAGGTGGTGAGTACCTTCTCCTGGCCGTACAGCTTGCCGAGCACGGTCTTCGGGTCACCGCCGAGGGCCTTGATGTGCTGGATGACCTCGATCAGCATGCCGCCGGTGCCACAAGCCGGGTCGTAGACCGTCTCGCCCTCCTGGGGGTCGAGGATGTTGACCAGCAGCGCGATCACCTCGCGCGGGGTGTAGTACTCGCCAGCCTTCTTGTTGGACTGGTCGGCGAACCGCTTGATCAGGTACTCGTATGCCTGCCCCAGCACGTCGGGGGCGGCCTGGGAGATCGAAAGGGTCTTGGTCGAGAAGTGCTCGATCAGGTCAATCAGTTTGCGGTCCGGGAGCTTGTCCTTGTTGGTCCAGGTCGCGCCGCCGAAGATGCCGTACAGCGTGCCCTGGTTGGCCTGTTCGATCCCGCGGAAGGCGGTCTTGAGCGCTTCACCGACGCTCTCGGTGCGTTCGCGCACGTCAGCCCAGTGGCATCCCTCGGGGATGGTGAACCGGTGGTTCTCCTCGAACGCCGCATACGTGTGGTCGCCACCGGACTCGTCCAGCGCGCGGGCGTACTCCTCGTCGTACACATCGCTGATCCGCTTGAAGAACATCAACGGGAAGATGTACGCCTTGAAGTCCGCCTGGTCGATGCTGCCCCGCAGCAGATCAGCCGCCTTCGCCAGATACGACTCCAACTCCCCCAGCGTCAACGGCATCGGAAGCTCCTGCTCCCCAACACCGACCGCACTCGACCCCACTCGATCACTGCCCGTTTCCATACTCGGCCTGCTCGGCTCGCCGTCCCGGCGCACGTGTCGGAGCCTAACGGGATCCGCCAAGGCTGTACCAAATACATGTCGAAATTTCGACCTCCCAGTCCAGGCCACGGCATAGGTCAACTGATGCACGTCGGGGACGAAAGCGCATAAAATTTCGCAAGCCGCCACAAGAGCGACTGGGCCCGCCGGTTCCCGTTCCCCGAGCCGGATACTGTCCGGGCGCGGTGGGAGGCTCGACAATCCCGCCGCGTGGAACTGGACGCGATCCGTATCAGCTCCTTGTTCAGCGAGGAGGGCAGGCCGACGATGAGGTCGCCGACCCCAACGGCTTTACCCCTTCGGAACGACGCGAGCGGGAGCGGGAGGAGATCGTTCAGCGTTTCCGCGTCGAGGAATCCATGAAGTACGCCGAGGGCGTCGCCAAGCTGAGGGTTCAGGCACGTCAGCACGTGCCGGCCGTCGTGACTTGCTCTCGTCGATGGCACTGCCAACGTGGTGAAGGCCGGTGGGGGTGCAGCGAGGCACACGCGCGCCTGATCGGTCAGCGCACCCGCCATCGTGGCTGACTGTCGTCGGCTGAGGTTCGTGCCACAACCGTGCCAGATACAGGGGTCAGCCACGGTCAACACCGGTGTTTTGTGGTCGAGTAGCCACTTGCTTCCCCAGCCAGCAGAGCCGCAGCTCAGGCGCGAGATCACCCAGCCTCTCTCCTAAAGTGGTTATCCAACCCTGTGACTGGGGCCAGACCCGCTGGAATTCTTCGGCCGTCATGGCTTCCAGCGGGCCCTCCTCAGGGGTTCGATCGCCTGGTCTGTCAATAAGCCGTGCTCGCCGTCTGGGTGCTGCCAGCAGTGCCGGAGGAGTCGGCCGGCCAGAGAGCCAGCTCAGCCTGCTTGATGGCGATCAACTCGCTGGCTTCCCCTGGATCGCCAGACGAAACTCAAGGCGCTAGCTCCCCCGCCAAGATTGTCGCTGCTTCGAGGATACTTTTCTCCTCTACATCGTAACCTCGACGCAGCAAAACTGTCTTAGCCTCCATAGGTCGCAAGACGATCTCCTCCACGGGCCCTTCGTCAAATCGCAGCGGACGATACGGATGAATAGCCTCAGGATTATCGTTTCGCACAGAAACAAAGATTGAAGGATACCGTTTTACTGAACCATCAAGGTCACGCAGGACCTCGCTCTTGAACCCGTACCAGAGGAGCCATTGCGGCACTCGATCCTCGTCCAATACTTTCCCGAACCAAGAATTACCCTCAAGATCAAGGTCCTCCAGCAAGGCATACGAACTCAAATCCGGGGTGCCCTGGAGCAGGATGGACCACCCCCGGGCCTTGAATGCATCCGACAAGGCCATGAAAAACTGATCTGGAAGGATCTTCCAGAGATCAAACCTGTCTCTCACGGTGGACAACAAGCGATCTGCGACGATTTCCCGGACGTAGTCCGGGCGCGACATGAGCCGAACCGTCCGATTCAGCACCAGAACAAACAGGTCGTAGAGCGGGAGCATGTCGCCGTCGTCACTTCGCGCCAGAGCGTCATAATACTGTCCGCGGTCTACGCTTGAACGCACCAAGAGAGGCGGGAATCCGTTTCGCGCCAGAGACATGTTCGCAAGCAGGCGAGCCATTCGGCCGTTTCCATCCTCGAATGGATGAATGTGCGTGAGCCAGGCGTGGACAACGGTGGCCTCCAGTGCAGGGTTCACATCGCACTGCTGCCACCAGTCGGAGAGCTCACTCATGTGAATGGGTACTTCCCAAGGAGCAGAGGTGCGATGCTTGGTGCCACCGATTTCATTCTCCACCTCCTTATACCGGCCGGCATATACTTCCCCGCTAGCGATTAGCTCATGCAGCGAGCGCATCTCATACTCGCGCGGCCTCACAGAGCCACGCGCCCATTCGTCTGCGATTTCGTGTGCCTTATAAAGCCCGAGCGCCTCGTAGACTCTCGGATCTTGCCTGACTGCCTGCATCAAGGAACCCACGGGTGCCTGCAGTAGCTCTCTGTAGGTGAGAGCAACTTCGTTGACCTGCCTGTAAGTCCAGTCATAGCCTTCAATGCGATTACTTTCCGCGACGAGTCGAGTCCTGATTGCCCGCGCGTAGGGCTCGAACATCTCTTGGCCTTCGAGGGCGATGCGCTCCTGTACGGCAATCGACTTTTCCCGTGAGCGCGTTGCCTTT carries:
- a CDS encoding type I restriction-modification system subunit M; the encoded protein is MPLTLGELESYLAKAADLLRGSIDQADFKAYIFPLMFFKRISDVYDEEYARALDESGGDHTYAAFEENHRFTIPEGCHWADVRERTESVGEALKTAFRGIEQANQGTLYGIFGGATWTNKDKLPDRKLIDLIEHFSTKTLSISQAAPDVLGQAYEYLIKRFADQSNKKAGEYYTPREVIALLVNILDPQEGETVYDPACGTGGMLIEVIQHIKALGGDPKTVLGKLYGQEKVLTTSAIARMNLLLHGMEDFHIERGDTLRDPAYFNHGRLARFDCVIANPPFSLENWGHEQWASDPWGRNELGGVPPKGYADWAWAQHMLTSAAPTGGRVAVVLPRGALFRQGAESRIREHILKAGIVEAVIGLAPNLFYGTNLAACVLILRRQRPVEQQDKVLFVNGELLFKRGRNQNTLEPDHAETLLKAYQQYADQPGLAAVATLDDIKDNSWNLNIRLYVEPAEVGEQVTLEQAVADLETAHAKARETRAALEAELAEWGLGV
- a CDS encoding type I restriction-modification system subunit M codes for the protein MTTTSPKRITQRDLESYLWGAAVLLRGLIDAGDYKQYIFPLVFLKRLSDVYDEEHAAALEEYGDEEFADLPENHRFAIPDGAHWADLRKVTSNVGTALKAAMRAIESANPDTLPGVFGDGEWTNKDLLPDATLSDLIEHFSTKTLSVANLPEDELGQGYEYLIKKFADDSGHTAQEFYTNRTLVHLMTLMLEPQPGESVYDPTCGTGGMLISTAAEVKRQGKEWRNLRLYGQELNYGTSAIARMNLFLHGVTDSRIAHGDTLTKPAFLNARGGLQTFDVVLANPPYSIKAWNRDAFAKDPYGRNMWGLPPQGRADYAFFQHIVKSLDPITGRSAILFPHGVLFRRDEAAMRERLVKSDLVECVLGLGEGLFYNSPMPAVVIILRTRKPAERQGKVLFINALNEVSREQGQAFLRETHQQRILDAYRSFTDIKQFATVATPDEIAAKGFSLAIATYVGGVVDSGEEEQIDLAEALAAWRTAAQSSDTAVADVLSLMRTEASA
- a CDS encoding Fic family protein, which translates into the protein MREVDEIFAGTPYLIAEDEAAISRFRIVEEKATRSREKSIAVQERIALEGQEMFEPYARAIRTRLVAESNRIEGYDWTYRQVNEVALTYRELLQAPVGSLMQAVRQDPRVYEALGLYKAHEIADEWARGSVRPREYEMRSLHELIASGEVYAGRYKEVENEIGGTKHRTSAPWEVPIHMSELSDWWQQCDVNPALEATVVHAWLTHIHPFEDGNGRMARLLANMSLARNGFPPLLVRSSVDRGQYYDALARSDDGDMLPLYDLFVLVLNRTVRLMSRPDYVREIVADRLLSTVRDRFDLWKILPDQFFMALSDAFKARGWSILLQGTPDLSSYALLEDLDLEGNSWFGKVLDEDRVPQWLLWYGFKSEVLRDLDGSVKRYPSIFVSVRNDNPEAIHPYRPLRFDEGPVEEIVLRPMEAKTVLLRRGYDVEEKSILEAATILAGELAP
- a CDS encoding type I restriction endonuclease subunit R; this translates as MTFSEANTVRDFVRDLVKSVDVRFVPGRHLPRRTDEVMLEQQVREALIRLNPAIEADPRLADEVIYQLRAILISARSTPNPVVANEEFAAWLTGQKSMPFGPDGEHVTVKLIDFDHPREHGANNWFVSTEVTYGVGRLERRFDLVIWCNGFPLVVGEAKSPVRPAYSWIDAAAQVKEDYEVNVPAFLVPNVLNFATEGKDFRYGAVGMPVELWGPWRADESGDDHTPVKVGLGAVKEAVEGVLDPNLILDFLRFFTLFATDKKHRKIKVIARFQQFQATNLIVERVLHGRIKQGLIWHFQGSGKSLLMVFTARKLRAMAGLTSPTVLIVVDRIDLDTQITATFNASDVPNLVSTESRRELQELLVAGARKIIITTIHKFGEAPGVLDARDNIIVMVDEAHRSQEGDYGRKMREALPNAFLIGLTGTPINKRDRNTFMWFGSDADEHGYLSRYSFSDSIRDGATLPLHFEPRLSEIHLDEEAITTAFDELADRHGLTEEDRTTLSKKAASLEALIKAPARVRKIAADIAEHFTTKVEPQGFKAQIVVYDKATCVAYKEELDRLLGPDVSTIVMSTSRSDKPAWKQWTPGREELERITARFNDPADPLKIIIVTAKLLTGFDAPILYAQYIDKPLREHTLLQAICRTNRVYPPVKTHGLIVDYLGIFDAVAKAFEFDDKSVQQVISNIAVLREQLGPAIEAALAFFPGVDRTVGGYEGLIQAQTAIDSDESRDAFGAAYSVVAQLWETLSPDPILSEYESDYRWLTDVYQSVQPTDVTGRLVWHTLGAKTLELINEHVTVEVPRTDLETIVLDAQVIEDLMTGKRKDIDPVEVEKWITARIAKHVGNPAFVELGQRLNALREKYAHSQQASLEFLKELFALARDTVAAEKAAAEVPREERGKAALTDLFESLKSEETPIIVEKVVDEVDSVVRTVRFDGWQSTSEGDRLVQQALRKALYIKFKIRDQDVFGKALGYIREYY
- a CDS encoding restriction endonuclease subunit S; this translates as MSLSLDKTTWKRVTLKEVVRHVTDRVDAETSGLERFLAGEHIPSGSLSITDWGVIGRDPIGPMFYKRFKPGHVLYVSRRTYLRKVAVPQFEGITGEKTFVLETLDENLLLQEFLPFVLSAERFHAYAIAHSRGSVNPYLNWGELAAYEFDLPPLDEQRRLADLLWAVERHRLTVTDSKVSAAAAADAYFSEMLARHAAELVPAPDVIDEMTVGVVVKPTQYYTNDRSAGVPALRGLNVLPGGFDLTDLVYFRPESAADLQKSTLREGDIVVIRTGRPGDAAVVPAEVAGYNCIDLIIVRPGQHVDSKFVELFLNSGYGRAQITRRSAGTAQQHFNVGALKKVQIPALSLDEQRVLVSATTAIQSASDRFADELDSLRVVRSGMLNNVFGGAG